From a region of the Mauremys mutica isolate MM-2020 ecotype Southern chromosome 12, ASM2049712v1, whole genome shotgun sequence genome:
- the LOC123345048 gene encoding acetylcholinesterase-like — MLALLPALPCLLLLLSLLGPGSASDDGTVVLTSSGPVRGKHLLFGSSRVTAFLGIPYAKPPMGPLRFKKPVPHKPWRHVLEATSYGNSCPQQVFSGYPGSAMWLPTTPLSEDCLFLNLWVPRPQPPALVPILVWIHSGGFFLGTASLDVYDGRFLAAAESVIVASMNYRLGALGFLSLPPAAPGNAGLWDQRLALRWLQKNAATFGGDPARMMLFGQSAGGASVAFHLLSPGSRHLFARAALQSGVANAPWALLSAKEARERARALGRLMGCGKGSDGAVVDCLKRKDSEEFVRHDFTITRNKRLVDFPFLPTVDGDFLPDEPQRLLEAGHIHIKPILTGITANEGSMFLMFGAPGFSLENDSLISWEELVEGVRFMVPGLPNVSIQAAALRYSQEGKGRGLAQHRWAMNQAASDYLFLCPMTELAGQLAKAGTPAYVYVFAHRSSGSLWPHWMGAVHTTELLYLFGTLASEGGANHTHTEAEAALSRRVMRYWAEFARSGSPTGTDRSKGHWPLYNNTEKNFFHISKNESQVKRPLPTRHCSFWARLERISGPKEL, encoded by the exons ATGCTGGCACTCCTCCCTGCGctgccctgcctgctgctgctcctctccctGCTAGGCCCTGGCTCTGCCTCCGATGATGGCACTGTGGTGCTCACCAGCAGTGGTCCCGTCCGGGGCAAGCACCTCTTATTCGGCTCCAGCAGAGTCACCGCCTTCCTGGGCATCCCCTATGCCAAGCCCCCCATGGGACCCTTGCGCTTCAAGAAGCCAGTTCCCCACAAGCCTTGGAGGCACGTCCTGGAGGCCACCAGCTACGGCAACTCCTGCCCGCAGCAAGTGTTTTCTGGTTACCCTGGCAGTGCCATGTGGCTGCCTACCACACCGCTGTCAGAGGACTGCCTCTTCCTGAACCTCTGGgtaccccggccccagccccccgctctggTCCCCATCCTCGTCTGGATCCACAGCGGGGGATTCTTCCTCGGCACAGCCTCCCTTGACGTCTATGATGGGCGCTTCTTAGCCGCCGCTGAGAGCGTCATCGTGGCCTCCATGAACTACcggctgggggcgctgggcttCCTCTCGCTACCACCAGCCGCCCCAGGAAACGCCGGCCTGTGGGACCAGCGCCTGGCACTGCGCTGGCTGCAGAAGAATGCAGCCACTTTTGGTGGGGACCCAGCACGGATGATGCTATTTGGCCAGAGCGCTGGTGGTGCCTCGGTTGCCTTCCACCTCCTCTCACCAGGGAGCCGGCACCTCTTTGCCCGGGCTGCGTTGCAGAGCGGAGTCGCCAATGCACCTTGGGCTTTGCTGAGCGCAAAGGAAGCCAGGGAGAGAGCCCGGGCACTCGGCCGACTGATGGGCTGTGGCAAGGGCAGTGACGGTGCTGTGGTAGACTGTCTGAAGAGGAAAGATTCAGAGGAGTTTGTCCGACACGATTTCACCATCACAAGGAACAAGAGGCTGGTTGATTTCCCCTTCTTGCCCACGGTGGATGGGGATTTCCTCCCTGATGAGCCACAGCGGCTGCTGGAGGCCGGGCACATCCACATCAAACCCATCCTCACCGGCATCACTGCCAATGAAGGCTCCATGTTCCTGATGTTCGGCGCTCCCGGATTCAGCCTGGAGAATGACAGCCTGATCAGCTGGGAGGAGCTAGTGGAGGGGGTAAGGTTCATGGTGCCAGGATTGCCAAATGTCTCCATCCAGGCAGCAGCGCTGAGGTACAGCCAAGAGGGGAAGGGGCGCGGCCTGGCGCAGCACCGCTGGGCCATGAACCAAGCTGCCAGCGACTACCTCTTCTTGTGCCCCATGACTGAGCTGGCCGGGCAGCTGGCGAAGGCTGGGACCCCCGCGTATGTCTACGTCTTTGCACACCGCTCTTCCGGCTCGCTCTGGCCCCACTGGATGGGGGCGGTGCACACCACCGAGCTACTCTATCTCTTCGGGACCCTGGCATCCGAGGGGGGAGCcaaccacacacacacggagGCTGAGGCGGCACTCAGCCGTAGGGTGATGCGGTACTGGGCGGAGTTTGCCAGGAGTGG GAGTCCCACAGGGACAGACAGGAGCAAGGGGCACTGGCCCCTCTACAACAACACAGAGAAAAACTTCTTCCATATCAGCAAGAATGAGTCTCAGGTCAAAAGGCCATTGCCCACACGGCACTGCAGCTTCTGGGCACGTCTTGAGAGGATCTCTGGACCCAAGG AGCTGTGA